In a single window of the Scyliorhinus canicula chromosome 1, sScyCan1.1, whole genome shotgun sequence genome:
- the LOC119966137 gene encoding zinc finger protein 706: MARGQQKIQAQQKNAKRQAEKKKGGSDQKAAAKAALVHTCPVCKTQMPDPKTFKQHFESKHPKSPLPPELVDVQA, translated from the exons ATGGCTCGTGGACAGCAGAAAATACAAGCCCAACAGAAGAATGCCAAGAGGCAAGCTGAAAAGAAAAAGGGAGGATCTGATCAAAAGGCAGCAGCGAAAGCAGCACTTGTGCACACATGTCCAGTCTGTAAG ACACAGATGCCAGATCCTAAAACTTTCAAACAACATTTTGAGAGTAAACACCCCAAATCTCCTTTGCCTCCTGAATTGGTTGATGTACAGgcataa